In Panicum virgatum strain AP13 chromosome 5K, P.virgatum_v5, whole genome shotgun sequence, the genomic window TTACAGAATCAAGtccataaaaaaaatcatgggtCAATGCTATTGCGCAGCCAGAAATGAACACAAAAACTAGCACTTCACCAAAGCTGATCTGCACTAGTTCATTCTCGTAACAGTCTAGACGATGCAGTGCCAAAAGTTGCACTAAACTCATTTGTATGACTGGATGGCTGTCAGCTTCGCAATATACCCTCCAAATAATGACATAAGGTTACAGAGGAGAAAAAGGGAATGTATATGAATGCTCTGGACAGTCCAGATTCTGCCCAATTTCGGAACCCACCTTACAGAATACACACGAGTATCTTTATCTACTTCTAAACATCCTTTCCCTCTGCTTGTACATTTACTTGACTCCTGTTCTCCTGTCCACCCCCTCAAGCCTAGCATATACTGAGCTAGTTGGTCTGACCACTTACCAGCACATTACCTGTGACCCCGGATATGTCTATTGGTGTGCACCTCAAGTTTAGGCCTCCAAGAGACCATCAAAATTGTCTCCGAGATCAACTGTGGCACTGAACTGGTCAACTGAATTAACCTGCATCAGCAAACTATTATTAGAAAAGAAGAGGAGGGCTCATCTTGCACACGTTTCTAGcacccaaaaaaagaaaaagcaaaaTTGTCGGTTGTCTTTACATGATTTGAAAGTGATCATTCAGTGTTTTTTTAGTAAGAGCTCCAAGGAAATCTGAATTTACTGGGAAAAAGACCACTACTGAACCAGCAACCAATTTTGCAAAACAGAAAAGTTCAACCCTGGTTCTTTGTGACATGCTTCAACATTAAGAGTAGAGTACCTGAAGGGTCAGTAGCACTTACCAGTTAAGACAAAAACGACATCCAATTAGGCTGTAATGATTACTGCACCATGCGCTTCCTCTTCGATCTTTTGCCCTTCTTCCTTGAGTAACTTGGAAGTTTCTTGTCACTGCTAGTGCTGGATGCTTCCTCCACAGGTACTCCCTGTTGTCAGGTTAGAGTAACACAGGaggaatttcaaattttcaggAGCTGTAGTGACAAGGAGGACTTTCCAATAGAAATAGCCTCGCAATGTTCTACTATAGAAAGATACATAAGTAATGTAAATGGGTCAAGAATACCTCTTCTTCAGTCTCATCATCTGACTCTTCATCCTCTGAGTCATATGCTGATGCCGATGCTTTTGAATCTCCTGAAGCAAGTGCTTTGTTCAGTTTTCTCCTATTCTCCTGTTCTTTCAGCTGCCTAAACCTGCTTGCAAGATTGCATGTGAAAATTGGAACCAGAACAGGAGAAGTCTAAATAATAAAATGAAGTTCAAAGGCACCTTTCCCCAGCTGGTTGAGCATTAGAGCGTTTTGCACGTCCCGCTGTAATTATTCCGCTACCTCCCTCACTGACTGCAGGCTTTGCTCCTCCCATTTTCCGTAACCACACCTGCTGGGCTGTGCTGAGGACATTGTTCGTAAACCTAATGAAAAAGATGGAAGTCAATACACGACGAACTAAGTGAATAGGGAAGGGGTTATGAACTTGTGAGAAGCAGTCAGCACCGTAACCTGAAATAAATCTGAACACATTTGActataaaaaaaaactgatgcACATACCAATAAATAGACAGTCCTGATGGCACGGACAAAGAGAACCATCCAATCATAAATGGGAGAAATTTCAATACGAGCAGTGAGTTCTTCTGTGATGGGTCATCGCTCTGTAGCAGATCACAGATCAAGTTAAACCACGGCAATGTACAATTGGCAATATAGACAATGAAAGAGTATATACAGGGAAGTATTCACCTGGGGTGGCTTCATTATCTCCATAGAGACATATTGGGAAGCAACAAGTAGCACAGGCAACACAAGATAACATATTGTGTCATGCCAGCCTAATGGAGGATGACCATCCTGCATAGTTTGTTTGTAATGTTAGTCAAGTGCAATAGATCAGTCTTTTTCTCAGAAAAAGTAATGAAATGGCTAATCTATATCTATATGTGAATAAAGAGATCAATTTCAATACCACAAATGGGAAGAGCCACGAAATTCCAGAACCACTTTGCCGAGCTGCGATTGTTGTAGGGCCTCCCAATGACGGAATCCAGAAAAATCCTTCAGTCAACAGCCCCTTCATGTCATAGAAGACAATCAGCCCAAAAAGGCCACTTAATCAAGCAAGCTTCAAGGGGTTGGACTTAATTTACCTCATTTGCTACATTTGAAAGGGCTTGGTAAAGGCCAATCCAGACAGGTATTGTTGCCAGTGTTGGAAAACATCCTGTCAAAGAAAGTATAAAATCATGATCATACCATAAACACAATGGTTTGTAAGGCAGGGACAGATTCTatcagaaaaaaatatatatcacaTAAAAGGATTCCGTTTTACGAACCAAGCACAAAATAAAATAGCTAAAAAATTAACTGTCAGAACAGTATAGTTTAGGAGGGAAAATTCAAGCAACCTGCTAAGGGGTTGACTCCAGCTTGCCTATATAACCGAGCAGTCTCTAGCTGTATCCTTTCCTAATAAGAATTATATCGAAGCAGGATTGCACAAAATAAGAATTATAATAAAAGTACGAAAAGAAGTGAATTTGAAAATGGTAAGGCTAAAATAAGTTTGTAGGGAGCACAATCAATGATTGAAATTTCCGACAGCTATACAAACCTGGTTTCCTGCATATCTCTGCTGGATTGCCTTAATCTGCGGCTGTAAATTCTGCATTGCCAGAGTTGATTCCACCTGAAATAGACGAGAAACTCAGCAATCAATCGGCCAAATTCATAGTCGGGAACCAGAGATTGGGCGATTCTATTCAAATGGGTTGGGACATTCACCTGCTTTTTGGTTAGAGGCAATGTCGCAGCCTTGACAAGGATGGTGAGCAGAATGATTGCAAAGCCATAAGAGTACGGCACATGAACTGCTGAAAGACCATCCTTGAGCACCTGTATGACGAGGCTCAGACAGCATCAGCATTCCTATGCTTTCACTGCTATGAAACTTAGTATCCTAGCTAGTGAATTATGGCTATGGCACCGCATAAGTCTGAATTCTAGCATTTCCCGTCAAAAGCCTTCTGCTAAATGCCTAAGCAGGCATGTGGGCTTCCTGAACACCCATTTCCATGTCGAAGCAGCATTAAGCGGCACTACAAACTGGTACAGGAGCAAACAACCTTTCCTAGTGATATATTTTGTGACAAGTTGCATAGGCGAGAGcatggaagcttaaagagcagTGCACACACCCACAGTTGGCAGTCCCCACTCTTAACTGTCCAGGCAGTTGCGCTTCCATAACCCATAGTTCGAGCGCATTCAATTCTCCCAGTATCGATGTCAACCGTGAGACTGGCAACAGCAGCTGGGCCACCATCCACTAAGCAATCATTACCTTGAGCACGACCTCGAGGGCCTCGGAGATGAACCCGAACCACCCGCCGTTCTTCTgcgcctccgcggccgcctgccccgcgtcccctcccccggcggcggcgtcggccgcgACGACCGCGGCGTCCGCGAGCGTGTAGAGCGCGGCCTCGGCGCGCTCCAGCGCGGCCTGGAGGTGGGGGCCCCCGAGCGAGTCGAGCCCGTGGAGGCCCGCCCTCACGGCGcacgccgcggcgcgccggcggacgCCCGGGCGGAGCCGGAGCGGCGGGAGCAGGCccgcggcgcccccgctgctggcGCGGGGCAGCGCGGGGAGCGGGGACGAGGAGGAGAGCAGCGCCTTGGCCatcgccggagaggagggggtgGCGAGGATGGGGCGGGGTTTAGGGGTAGGGTTTCATGCACGGGGCGGGGCACGCCGTGGCCGGGAGAGGGCGCGGTGGTGGGAGCgagaggtggaggtggaggttgtcgttggaggagaggaggtggggGGCGCTTTATCCGATTCGGTGCTCGTGGACTCGGCCCACCACAGCTACTGTTCAGTCGGGActgatattttttttttttaGCTCAGTGGCATATTGCTGTTGTCCTATTCACTCTGCTCACTCCATCAGACTGATTCAAACAAGGCGTTGTAATTTTGAGTGGCACAACGAGTTTTGCATCGCGTGTACGGTCGAGCGGAGCGAAGGCAAATTTTGGAGACAGACGGTGCTTTTCCCCTTTCCCCCACCTCTcgctcgccgcaccgccgctcgccgtcctcGTCCCGCGGCCTGCCATggctcgcgccgccgtcgcgcctccgcctccccccgGCGACCCCaccgcccccgcgccgccgtcgcgcatccgccctgctcgccacgccgcgcgcctccgcccTGCTCGCTACACGCCACCGGAGGAGGGGCCCGCCCGCGCTGccgtcgccggccatggcctccgccaccgcgtgcAAGCTCGGCCATGgcctcggccgccgcgcgcgagctCGCCGCGCGGGCCTTCGCCGGGTCTCCACCTTGCCGgtgagggagggggcggcgcggccccgcAGCCCGCCGGCGGAGGAAGCTGGATGAGGCCCGCCATGGCCTtcaccgcgacgagggaggagggcggggaGCTGGGCCACCGGGGCGCGCCACTGCAGCTGCATCGCGGAGATCCGAGGGAGGAAAGGggcagccgccgcggcggaggacggcGAGCCTGGCCGAGCAGGGCGCAGATCGACCGCCGCCATCGCTGGCCTATGCTCCCCAGCCCGGTGCGCCCCTCTACCGCCCTCCTTGCAGCGGCCGGCGGGACCTCCTCGCGGCCGGcctcgcccctcctccctctgccTCCCCTGCGGCGGTCTcgagctcggaggcggcggaccTCGACCCGCTGCCGACGGCCGCTCCTCGCCTGGCTCGCGTGCCCCTGCGTGGAGGCCGCACGGGGCCATGACGGAGCAGAGGTCGCGGCCCCGGAGCTCCCTTCCGGCCGGATCTACCTCAGGCCATGGCGGAGCAGAGGCTGCGGATGGGGCGGCCATGGCGTCGGGGATGGTGGACGGGGCGGCCGCGGAGGTCTCGAGGCACCGGCGCAGATGCGTTTGAGAGAGATGATGCAATTTTACATCGCCTCTCTCCTCCATCGGCATTTTGCCTCACACGTTGGCTCTTCTGTTGGAGGCGGCGAGCACGAGGCACAGTGGCGAGCGCGAGGCAAAAATGCGAATGCCTCGCGCTATTGAAGTCAGTCTAACTCTCTCTATTTTGCCTGCTGCTCCCCACTCCATGTTACTTCTTTAACCCCGTCGATTCAAAATGTAATCCGTTTTTAGGACTCCGTCAAAATCCGTAATTCCATATTGATTGAGATGGTAAAGTTGATGTTGCTAAtcttttcaaagaaaaaaaggtTGATGTTGCTATGCTTGTCATGGGAAAGAGAAACTGTTTATGGGGGTAGCATGTTTTCATAGATTCTATTACTGGTTAAAATGTCAACTTGTAGACCATctcaatattttaatttttttgtgtttttggatTAAGGAGTAGGCTGTGGGAGCCTATAGGTAGCTTAGCTCTGTCTTTTTAATTCATCAGCCAATacctgtttcttttttttttgctgggaAATACCTGTTTCTTTATGCAATGGAACATCTCATGGTTTTATTAGAGAAGTTGACCTTTGGTCCTTGGACTTACAAATGGTCATACTATATTTACACAAATGTTTTCTACTCAAAATTGAAGTTCAAAATCTATTCTTGAAGACTTCCTCTGTCAAAATGCACCTTCCATCGATGAACTGGGAAAGTACATCTttgcccttttttttcttcctcataTTGAATAGTGTCAAACATTTTATAAAGACTCCTGTTAGGACATATTTGGTTGggctttttcttttcaaacgcCAGCTTTTGTGGGTTCTAGAAAAGCTATTTTTGTAAAAGTTGTTTTTGTGTATTGTCTTTTGCATTACTAAGATGTATAAGACTTCTACAAATAGTGCCCCTCAAAACAGTTCTCTTCGGAAGCTAGCGAAAAGCACCTCCAAATGTGCTTTTGGctacttagagcatctccaagagtttagcaaatcgagttgtcatctttgatttttggcaaaaacgttaaaaatactcctccaataatttggcaaaagacttggcaatttttggcaacttgggaaaaaccagcctccagcgcgtaaatatgcgcgcggcgcgcggttggcatcgtggtttctagtcaggtgggagggtgaaaaaagaaataaataacagagaagggttcctgatttaagtttttaagaggtggaagggcataaatataattttgtttctctctcagggttcctgatgtaagttagatctggatttggtaagtgaattatgccaaactgttggagataagctctttttttacttggcatatctttttagaagttgacaaaacacaagatatgccaagtaaaatatggcaaactcttgaAGATGCTTTTATACAAACAAAGCTCTCAAATGCCAATTTCAAAAGCGGGCTGTTTCTTTCAGCTTATGGCTTTTGGCTAGAACACGGCCTTAGTATTAAGGTGGTTTTTCAAAAGCATATTCAAGCTAGTTTCAAGAATCTTATTACAAAGCATGACTAGTAGAATTGATAGGAAAATATCGTTtttcagaaaaagaagaagaaaatatcACGTCAAATGGGATCCGCAGCACATGGGGGTGTGCCAAAAACACAGCTTTAAATTCATCCACCTCTTTCAAATATGTACGAGGTCACGAGGATCATGCGGTATGGTGTTACACTTGCTCAGGATACGAGATGCCAATGCTTGCTTCAGAGACGatctgtcggtgtcctgacccggcggtccggatccaaccagtgatgatgctttgtatttctcgtcccagatgttgatgcaagaggcaacacagtaacgcacgggtttatcctggttccggtcgtggggccgtacgtccagcaaaggggtgtgcgagagcactgtactgtcctgcaccgggggtgcatgtagtagggggtacaagagaggcgagagagggagggaagctcccaagtctctgctagagggggagttgattgaggcgagtgacAATATCGGGGTTtagaagagcgtatgtgctctaTGAATAGTGCTGAGCGTTGTGttctaccgaatgggccgaccccccTAAGGGaaggcccgcctcctccttttatagacacaaggagggacggtgtacatgcacaggggatcgtggaagtcgtcgtcttctccccgaatcgcgggggtgcagtggtcgagcactgtaggaagtatactgtggggaatggcgccgggcgtgtgaaagcatctaggcccctaattcgagttttggtaattaatgacaacggtttgtggattaacgatttcatttgagattatgagtataggttgatccatggATGAAAGAGACTTGGtagtgaacgtatggagttttggagatgatgagaaaagctcgggctcaaggcaaaggtataaaatagggcttttatactttaccggtcacaaggcgtttagtgaatgaaaagtgaccggatttgttggatagatagccgtactatcaagaggggttgtgtactcatgcttgacgggtctttagtgccattttgctcaaaatgtctagttgcatacatgagggctaacggcgttttgaaaagatttgaaaaagactaagtttgagagctgactgagtaacggcggacagtccgcaccagaggggcggacagtccgcgcccgttccagagagcttgcagagtctctggtgggctcgcggacggtccggcccaggtgggcggacggtccggcccaggtgggcggacggtccaccactgtatttcaaatttgtaccagaaagggtgtctgtcttgtgtgggcttcaaagttgaacggcggacagtccggccatggggcgcggacggtccgccggctaatctcagttttgtaccagagaggttgtttctctggtttgggctaaaaagttaactgcggacggtccgctcctgaggcgcggacggtccgcaggctaatctcaaagttgttccagagacgttgttagtctctggtggtgtggaactcttaactgcggacggtccgcccctggggcgcggacggtccgccagggcttaacggctagttctgacatgcattaaatgcactctgactcactggtttataacggcggacagtccggtttttgaaacgcggacggtccgcgacttcgcggaaaagagtgtaacggctagtttttgaaggggtgtctatatatacccaattgCCCGGTCATTGGGTGGCTCTTttggccatttggacagcatttttgacacattagagctaaggcatccctctctcacacacacttgcttagagattgcattcttgagagtgtgagagcttcctagtgcattgcatcaagagtttgagctttgtggcattagggaaacttcaagcaagcgtcatcaacttgttactcttgggagttgccgctccctagacggcttggagaagtggatttcgtggagctcctccaaggagattgtcgaggagccccgatttcggttgtgagaggttttgtgctcacctcaccggagtggtgaagagcaactctagtggaatcgaggtgtggagcggttccttgattcaagccggctcaagatcaagaggttcttgatagaggagcggttgattcttggaatccacctcaacgtggattaggggtgaccggcaagtcatcgacaccacgggatatattcttgtgtcaagcttggttaattttcttgctcacttttattcttgtctttactttgagcaatttactttactagagcttgatttgtgtcttgtcaccctaggttgcaaacccatctagagatagtaatagcatgacatagggctttcctttgttactaattaaatttctctagtgttattggttttagattttaaaccgcctattcaccccccctctagtcggtgttcttgatcctacagcgTGGCAAttgtccttggtcttgcggggatttgcgccggcgtc contains:
- the LOC120705975 gene encoding inner membrane protein PPF-1, chloroplastic-like, producing MAKALLSSSSPLPALPRASSGGAAGLLPPLRLRPGVRRRAAACAVRAGLHGLDSLGGPHLQAALERAEAALYTLADAAVVAADAAAGGGDAGQAAAEAQKNGGWFGFISEALEVVLKVLKDGLSAVHVPYSYGFAIILLTILVKAATLPLTKKQVESTLAMQNLQPQIKAIQQRYAGNQERIQLETARLYRQAGVNPLAGCFPTLATIPVWIGLYQALSNVANEGLLTEGFFWIPSLGGPTTIAARQSGSGISWLFPFVDGHPPLGWHDTICYLVLPVLLVASQYVSMEIMKPPQSDDPSQKNSLLVLKFLPFMIGWFSLSVPSGLSIYWFTNNVLSTAQQVWLRKMGGAKPAVSEGGSGIITAGRAKRSNAQPAGERFRQLKEQENRRKLNKALASGDSKASASAYDSEDEESDDETEEEGVPVEEASSTSSDKKLPSYSRKKGKRSKRKRMVQ